A region of the Thioploca ingrica genome:
CGTTACAGACAAGAAATCGCGCCAACTTACAGGCATGGAAAAGATATGTGCAAGCTGAAGCCGCAAGAACTTGGTCAGGACAGATTTATTCTGGGCAAGACATCCACCTAACATTGGTGTATCTTTACGAGAGTGATCCGGTTGATACTGACAACATAGTAAAACCCATACAAGACGCACTTGTAGGTCTCATTTACGAAGATGATTTGCTCGTTACGGATGTAGAATCGCACCGTCGTCCACTGACTGGCACATTTGATCTGACACGATGTCCCAATGCCCTTATTCAGGGTATAGCATCAGGCACAGAATGTGTGTATGTTAGAGTATGCGCATCTCGATTACTGGAGGATTACTTATGACTTCCAATTCTAAACGCGTTCATAGCGTTCTTGGGTCTAAAGTCGCAGATAAATATAGAGCGCAGGGGTTTGAAGTTGTTCTCGAACCTCAGAATGCAGAACTTCCTTTTGATTTAGGAACCTATCGTCCTGACCTGATTGCAAAAAAATCGCCTAACGAAGGCTATATAATCGAAGTGAAAAGTTCTGTTTCTCGAATACCGATTGACCGTTATCGAGAAATCGCTGAAGTAGTAGCACAACATGTTGGTTGGCGTTTCTTGTTGGTAACCGGAGAGGATGTTTCTCTAAGTGAGCAAGCAACAGACGGTGACGGATTGCTAACTTGGGAACAAATGCTACAACGCCAAATACAAGCCGAAAGACTTTTGTCTCTCGGAGAAGCCGAAGGAGCGTTTTTATCTTTATGGGGAATATTAGAAGCGGCACTGCGGCGGCAAGCAAACAAGATGTCAATTCCTATAGAACGCTTTCCAACTCTATCTCTAATAAATCATCTGTATTCACAAGGTGAACTCTCTATAGAGCAATTCGATAAAGTGAAGGCACTTCAAGCAATCCGAAATCGCTTTGTTCATGGATACCAAACCCCCAATCTTGTAGAATCCACAAAACAACTTCAAGAACTTGTCAATGAATTAATTGCATTGTGGGGTCAATGATAATATGGCTTCACCAAAAAATTTATCAAATCCTCGTTCTCTTAATCCAGTTATAAGTTTTTTGTCACTCGTCCATAAAAGTCCGTCTAATTCTAAGGTAAGTGCAACAACAAGTGTGTCATCTTGATCAATTTCTCTACATAAGATGTTAGTATCCACAATGATAGTTTTACTCATATTCAAGCATTTTTCCTTTCAATTTATTCCAATTCACACCTCCAACTTATACCCTATCCCATAAATTGAACGAATTCTCTCCAAATCGGGTTGTATTTCCGCAATTTTTTTACGAATGTTTTTAATATGACTGTCCACCGTGCGATCCGTCACGATACGATGATCTTCGTAAAGGCGCTCTAGAAGTTGAGCACGGGAATATACTCGTCCTGGAGATTGCAACAGAGTATACAACAGGCGAAATTCGGCGGGAGTCAAATCGAGTACCGTGCCATTCAAACGAATTTGATAATTTTCCAGTTCCACCTCAAAACCACTCGCTATCGCATTAAATGTACCCGGTGGATTATCCAAACGGCGAAAAATTGCCTTGACCCGCGCCACAACTTCGCGAGGGCTATAAGGCTTGCAGATATAATCATCAGCGCCCAATTCTAACCCGATTAGGCGATCAATTTCCTCCACCCGTGCAGTGGCCATGATGATGGGCACATTAGAAAATGTACGCACCTCGCGGCAAATTTCAATCCCATCTTTACCAGGCAACATCAGATCAAGCAAAATCAAATCCGGCGGTTGTCCCCGCATCCAGGGTACTACGTCTAATCCATTGTTTAAGCAGTGAGTCTGGAAATTTGCTTGGTGCAAATAATCTTGCAGCAATCTGGCAAGCTTGTGCTCGTCTTCGACGATGAGGATAAGTCGAATGTTATTTGGTTTTGTCATTTAATTAGCCTTAACCCTTTTGGGGCAACTCTACTCGTACCCACACGCCTCCGAGTGGTGAATGCCGTGCGCTGATTTGGCCTTCATGTGCTTCCACAATATTGCGGCAAATCGCTAGACCTAAACCGGCACCCCCTAAAGCACGGCTCCGCGATTTATCTACTCGGTAAAGGCGTTCAAAGAGTTTGTCCAGAGAATCTTCTGGCACACCAGGAGCAGAGTCTTTGAAATCCAAAAGCACCTGATTAGCAGTCGTTTCTAAGCTAATTTCTAGTCGTCCTCGGGATTCCGTGTATCTTAAACTATTTTCTAACAAATTAGTGAACAATTGCGTCAGCCGCCGGGTATCGGCGAAAACAGTAACCCATTCTGGTACCTGATTAACAAGGACAATATTTTTCGCCGCAAATCGAGGCTGAAAGGCGGTCACCACACTGTCTAGCACATCGGCGATATCGACCACTTC
Encoded here:
- a CDS encoding nucleotide-binding protein, PIN domain-containing protein, with the translated sequence MNMSKTIIVDTNILCREIDQDDTLVVALTLELDGLLWTSDKKLITGLRERGFDKFFGEAILSLTPQCN
- a CDS encoding transcriptional regulator, which encodes MRGQPPDLILLDLMLPGKDGIEICREVRTFSNVPIIMATARVEEIDRLIGLELGADDYICKPYSPREVVARVKAIFRRLDNPPGTFNAIASGFEVELENYQIRLNGTVLDLTPAEFRLLYTLLQSPGRVYSRAQLLERLYEDHRIVTDRTVDSHIKNIRKKIAEIQPDLERIRSIYGIGYKLEV
- a CDS encoding endodeoxyribonuclease RusA → MYFDFLILKRPVSLQTRNRANLQAWKRYVQAEAARTWSGQIYSGQDIHLTLVYLYESDPVDTDNIVKPIQDALVGLIYEDDLLVTDVESHRRPLTGTFDLTRCPNALIQGIASGTECVYVRVCASRLLEDYL